In Clostridium ljungdahlii DSM 13528, the genomic window TCCAACTACCATAGATCTTCCTACTATAACTGCATTTTTTCCCTTCATAGGAACTTTATAATGCTTAAGGATTTCTATAACCGCAGATGGTGTACAAGGTGCAAATCCTGTCATATCTTTTTCCATTAATTTAGCAACATTTACAGGACTAAAGCAATCTACATCTTTCTCAGGGGCGATTATATATTTTATAACACTTTCATCTAACTGCTTAGGAAATGGTCTGAATACCATTATTGCATTTACAGTCTTGTCCGCATTTATTTTTTTCAATTCTTCAATAAACTTGTCCTGTGATATATCTGCTGGTAGCTCTTTAACGACTGCCTCTATTCCAATTTTTTCGCACTTTTTTAGAGCTCCTTTTTCATAAGCAAGGTCACTTCCGTTTGCTCCAACTCTTACTAATGTAAGCTTTGGAGTAATACCCTTTACCTTTAAATCATTAACTTCTTTAGTTAAAGCCTCACTTATAGCATCTGCCACTGGTTTACCTTTAATTATTTGACCCATACTTATATCTCCTTCATATTAAAATTAGCTATCTGTACCATACTAAACTAATTTACAAGTGCCTCCAGAAGAAATTAAAATTTCTTCTGGAGAATAATAATTTTATTTGGAAAGTGCACTAACTACTTTTTCATATACCTTATCTGCAATCTTAATGCCTTCTTCAACTAAAGGTTCCGTCTCTGCTTTTACCTTTTTAACATATTCCTGATCTTTAATAGAATTTATGTTGATTATGACATTAAGCTGTGCTCCAATAATAGCAGCTCTTAGACACTGAACTCCTACACCAACATCACTTATTGCAAGTTTGGAGCAGTTATCTACAAGTGCCTCATGGAGTTTTATTGCTTCATAAGCTTGTTTAACAATACTTACTGGAACACTACATGCTTGTTTTAGACACTTTTCTAGAGTTTCTTCTTTTATTTTTTTCTGCTCTTCAGTGTCTTTTGGCATTCCATAAGCCTTTGAAAGAGGCAGAAAACATTCTGCATCTGCATCCATCATCTTTAAAAGCTCTGCTTGAAGCTCATCAGATCTTTTAAGTATGCCTTTTACCTTTTCATCATACTGTGCATACTTTTTCTTTCCTATTGTAAGGTTACATACCATGCCTCCAAGTGCCATTCCTATAGCACCTGTAATAGCTGATCCTCCGCCTCCACCAGGAGTTGCAGCTTTAGATGCAAGAACTTCTATAAAATCTGTGCAACTTTTATCTGCTAATTTCATATTGTTTCCTCCTAAATGTTTTTAGAATAATCCGCTTATTACTCCATTTTCATCTACATCTATTTTTTCAGCAGATGGAACTTTTCCAAGACCTGGCATCTTCATTATTGAACCAGTTACTGCAACTACAAAACCTGCTCCAGCAGAAATTGTAACCTGTCTTACTGTAATATTAAATCCTGTTGGTCTTCCAAGTTTAGTTTGGTCATCAGTTAAGGAGTATTGGGTCTTTGCTATACATACTGGTGTTTTACCAAATCCTAATTTTTCAAGCTCATCAATTTCTTTGTCTGCCTGATTTGTAAAAGTAACATCATCAGCACCATATATCTTTTGAGCTACTGCTCTTATTTTATCTCTGATTGGTAATTTTTCATCATAAGCAAACTGGAAGTCATTTTTCTCTTCTTTTATAAGTCTAAGCACTTCTTTGGCAACTTCTATTCCACCTTCGCCGCCTTTAGCCCAAACTTCTGATAATTTTACATTTACACCTAATTCTTTACATTTATCTTCTACTAATTTTAATTCTGCCTGTGTATCTGTAGGGAATGCATTTAATGCAACTACTGCTGGTAATTTATATACCTTAGTTATATTCTCTACATGCTTTAATAAATTTGGAAGTCCTTTTTCAAGAGCTCCTAAGTTTTCATTATTTAAATCAGCCTTTGGAACTCCGCCATTATATTTCAATGCTCTAACTGTAGCAACTATTATTACTGCATCTGGTTTTAATCCTGCCATTCTGCACTTGATATCTAAGAATTTTTCAGCACCTAGGTCAGCACCGAAACCTGCCTCCGTAACTACATAATCACCAAAGTGAAGAGCCATTCTAGTAGCCATTATTGAGTTACAACCATGAGCTATATTTGCAAATGGTCCGCCGTGTACAAATGCTGGTGTTCCTTCAAGAGTTTGTACTAGATTTGGTTTTAATGCATCTTTAAGAAGTGCTGCCATAGCTCCTTCAGCTTTTAAATCATGAGCTGTTACAGGCTTGCCATCTCTAGTGTATCCTACAACTATTTTAGCAATTCTGTTCTTTAAATCAATTATGTCACTTGATAAACAGAATATAGCCATTATTTCTGAAGCAACTGTTATATCAAATCCATCTTCTCTAGGTGTACCATTGGCTTTTCCACCTAATCCATCGACTACAAACCTGAGCTGTCTGTCGTTCATGTCTACACATCTTCTCCAAGCAATTCTTCT contains:
- a CDS encoding bifunctional 5,10-methylenetetrahydrofolate dehydrogenase/5,10-methenyltetrahydrofolate cyclohydrolase gives rise to the protein MGQIIKGKPVADAISEALTKEVNDLKVKGITPKLTLVRVGANGSDLAYEKGALKKCEKIGIEAVVKELPADISQDKFIEELKKINADKTVNAIMVFRPFPKQLDESVIKYIIAPEKDVDCFSPVNVAKLMEKDMTGFAPCTPSAVIEILKHYKVPMKGKNAVIVGRSMVVGKPACMLLLNENATVTVCHSKTTDMPKVCSQADILVVGIGKAKMIDSKYVKDGAVVIDVGINVDESGKLCGDVDTEDCEAKASMITPVPGGVGSVTSSILAQHIVKACKLQNNL
- a CDS encoding formate--tetrahydrofolate ligase, whose amino-acid sequence is MTYKSDIEIAQECTMKDIKEIAKKLNISEDDIELYGKYKAKVNYNLLKTTPGKNGKLILCTAINPTPAGEGKTTTAIGVADALNRMGKSVVVALREPSMGPVFGIKGGAAGGGYAQVVPMEDINLHFTGDIHALTAANNLLAAMIDNHIYQGNKLNIDPRRIAWRRCVDMNDRQLRFVVDGLGGKANGTPREDGFDITVASEIMAIFCLSSDIIDLKNRIAKIVVGYTRDGKPVTAHDLKAEGAMAALLKDALKPNLVQTLEGTPAFVHGGPFANIAHGCNSIMATRMALHFGDYVVTEAGFGADLGAEKFLDIKCRMAGLKPDAVIIVATVRALKYNGGVPKADLNNENLGALEKGLPNLLKHVENITKVYKLPAVVALNAFPTDTQAELKLVEDKCKELGVNVKLSEVWAKGGEGGIEVAKEVLRLIKEEKNDFQFAYDEKLPIRDKIRAVAQKIYGADDVTFTNQADKEIDELEKLGFGKTPVCIAKTQYSLTDDQTKLGRPTGFNITVRQVTISAGAGFVVAVTGSIMKMPGLGKVPSAEKIDVDENGVISGLF
- a CDS encoding cyclodeaminase/cyclohydrolase family protein, with product MKLADKSCTDFIEVLASKAATPGGGGGSAITGAIGMALGGMVCNLTIGKKKYAQYDEKVKGILKRSDELQAELLKMMDADAECFLPLSKAYGMPKDTEEQKKIKEETLEKCLKQACSVPVSIVKQAYEAIKLHEALVDNCSKLAISDVGVGVQCLRAAIIGAQLNVIININSIKDQEYVKKVKAETEPLVEEGIKIADKVYEKVVSALSK